In the Diorhabda carinulata isolate Delta chromosome 9, icDioCari1.1, whole genome shotgun sequence genome, one interval contains:
- the LOC130898109 gene encoding vacuolar protein sorting-associated protein 72 homolog, giving the protein MQRERRTNAGNRMAKLLDEEEECQDDFYKQNYGGFQETASDNEYEAEEEGEDVVDSDFSIDENDEPVSDTEGDENQKKKRRLVTKAYKEPIPKNEKPTLPKPPTTSTKIRHSSTVNESFGRKSVRKSTLARTAETAQRVKVRDLEQRRKVRRQAVDKWVPTQAELLEEAKITEQENLKSLERYQKMENEKKARRPLKKHCSGPMIQYRSTRMPIIEEPGMNDSNSDIKHEMEEQKYCERTFITILNDPHDVIFKKVFNVKPPPLLPKKLKCAVTGKPAHYVDPVTRVPYHNSTCLKIIKMAYYDYLQNNGDKNNPMVANFLKWLSQNYKRLRREMVINEQKFSFQ; this is encoded by the exons atgCAACGCGAACGAAGAACAAATGCCGGTAATCGTATGGCCAAACTTTTAGATGAAGAAGAGGAATGCCAagacgatttttataaacaaaattatggaGGCTTTCAAGAAACAGCATCCGATAATGAATACGA AGCCGAAGAAGAAGGTGAAGATGTAGTTGATTCAGATTTCAGTATAGATGAAAACGATGAACCAGTTTCTGACACCGAGGGAgatgaaaaccaaaaaaagaaacGTAGACTTGTAACCAAAGCATATAAG GAACCAATACCGAAAAATGAAAAACCTACACTTCCAAAACCTCCAACAACATCTACTAAAATTCGACATTCTTCTACAGTTAATGAATCATTTG GTAGAAAGTCTGTGAGAAAATCCACTTTAGCAAGAACAGCTGAAACAGCTCAGAGAGTGAAAGTAAGAGATTTAGAACAAAGGAGGAAAGTTAGAAGGCAAGCGGTGGACAAATGGGTACCTACCCAAGCAGAACTGTTAGAGGAGGCCAAAATTACtgaacaagaaaatttgaaatctcTAG agagatatcaaaaaatggagAATGAAAAAAAGGCCAGAAGACCTTTGAAAAAACATTGTTCAGGACCTATGATTCAATACAGATCTACTAGAATGCCCATTATAGAAGAACCTGGAATGAATGATTCAAATAG tGATATTAAGCACGAAATGGAGGAACAGAAGTATTGTGAAAGGACATTTATTACAATACTGAATGATCCGcatgatgttatttttaaaaaagttttcaatgtTAAACCGCCACCTTTGTTACCCAAGAAACTAAAATGTGCTGTGACTGG TAAACCAGCTCATTATGTGGATCCAGTCACTCGTGTTCCTTACCACAATAGTACctgtttgaaaattatcaaaatggcATATTACGACTATTTGCAAAATAACGGAGATAAAAATAATCCAATGGTAGCGAATTTCTTGAAGTGGTTGTCCCAGAATTATAAAAGATTGAGAAGAGAGATGGTTATTAATGAACAGAAATTTTCCTTTCAGTAg